Part of the Deinococcus grandis genome, ACCGCAGCATGCGCGTCGACTGGAGCGGCCTGCTGCACGTCCAGGACGGTCATCTCACCCTCGTGACCGACGCCGCCACACCACGCGGGGAGCACCTCACGGCCCTGCTCACCCGGCGTCTCGCGTACGGCGAGCCTCACACGCTGCCCACCACGCACACCTTTCACGACGACTACACGGACTCCGACGGCGCCATCGACCACCTGCTGAATGCCGGAGTCCGCAGCGCCGCGTGGCTGCCGCTGAGCAACGACAGTGATCAGGACCGGTTCGTGCTGCTGTTCACGCGCCAGGACGAGCCGGCCATCTGGACCGCGCAGGAACAACGCCTCCTGAGCGCCGCGGCCCGCAGCGTCAGCATCGCCCTCGAACGTGACGCGGCCATGCAGCACCTCGAACGCCTCGCGCAGACCGACCCGCTGACCGGACTCGGCAACCGCCGCGCACTTGACGAGACCCTGCAGACCCTCGAAGGGCAGGCCTTCACCCTGGGCGTCATCGACCTGAACGGTATGAAACGCGTCAACGACGAACACGGACACGCCAGTGGCGACGACCTGCTCCGGACCTTCGCGCGGCACCTGTGGCACGACACGGTCCGCGCGTTCCGCCTCGGCGGGGACGAGTACGCCCTGATCGACCCCGAAGGCACGCCCGACCGGTTGCAGCACCTGACCGATCACGCCGTGCGCGCCACGCAGGCCGCCGGATTCCCGATTACCGCCGCGCTCGGTACGGCGGGCGTACCCACCGATACCCGCAGCCCCAGCCGGGCGCTGCGACTCGCGGACACACGCATGTACGCCCACAAACGCGACGACGACCGCTGACGGAAACGACCCGCCTGTGCAGTTTGACCATTCGTCATCCATCGTTTTGGCAGTGCATCCGAACAACCGCGTCCAGCACACCCGGAAAAACACAGGCTCACAGGAAGGCCAGGAAGCCCCCTCAAAAACATTCTGAGGGGTAGAGGATAGGGCAAAACCACCAGGGTTCTTCTGGGCGCGAGATCTGATCAGACGTCTGCCCAGGCAGAGTACCAACGTTCTAGCTCCCAGATTATTACTAATCTGACTTAGTGCGAAATTTTCAGCCATCCTCAGTGTCGTACAGCACAGTGACACCCTCGGCCTGGCGAATCTGACCGATCAGGCCCTGCGGGTCCGGGCGGCGACCAGCACCAGGATCCTCGCCACCTAGCCCATGCCCTCGCTGTTCGCGCCTACGTCCCCTGGGCCCAGGCCACCACAACGCCGCAGCATGGTCTGGGGTACCACCTGCCAGAGCACGCGTCCCAGTACGTACGGCCAGTCTCGTCCTGCATGAGGTCACCCTCTTCATGTTGGACTTGACCTTTGGCCTTTGGCGGCAAGTGACTCGGGTGATCATATCTATTTTTTACATACAAGTTTCGGCACCTTCACAACCTGACAGAAAAAATGCCGTCGGGATAAATGTCCTTCCCGAACACTCCCGTCTTACCGTACGGTCAGGAGACTACTTACCGACCGGTAAGTAGGACAGGAGGTTCCATGTATCTGGCCCTGCGCGAACTCACCCACCACCGCCTCCGCTCCCTCCTCGTCGGGGGCATCGTCGCCCTGATCGCCTTCATGGTGTTCATGCTCACCGGCCTCACCCGCGGCCTCGCCCACGACAACGCCGCCCTGCTCATCGAAACCCCCGCCACGCACTTCGTCACCACACAGGACGCCGAAGGGGTCTTCAGCCGCTCCTTCATCACCACCTCCGACCTGCGCGCCCTGACCGGCACGCTCGGCCCGGACGCCACACCCCTCGCCCAGACCTTCACGAGCCTCAGCGCCCACACCCGGCAACTCAGCGCCGTGCTCATCGGCGTGGACCCCCGCGGCTTCCTGGCCCCCGCCCCCACCCAGGGCGCGCCCCTGTCCACCGGGAACGGAGCCGTGGTGGACGAGTCCCTGCAGGGCGACGGCGTGCGCCTGGGCGACACGCTCACCCTCCGCCCCGGCGGCGAGACCGTGCAGGTCACCGGGTTCACGCGCAGCGCCCGCCTGAACCACCAGCCAGTCATCTTCATCGACCTGGACCGCTGGCACGCCCTGAACCCACGCGCCACCGGCACCGTCAACGCCGTCGCCCTGCGCGGCCCGGCCGCCACACTGCCAGCCACCCTGACGCAGCGGACCCGCGCGCAGACCCTTCAGGCGCTGCCCGGCTACCGCGAAGAGCAGGGCAGCCTGACCATGATCCAGGGATTCCTGATCGTCGTGGCGGCGTTCGTGATGGCCGCGTTCTTCTACGTCCTGACCCTGCAGAAGACCCCTCAGTTCGGCCTGCTCAAGGCCATCGGCGCCAGCACCCGCACGCTGGCCGCCGCCCTCGTCACGCAGATGCTGCTGCTCACGGCCCTCGCCACCGCGGCCGCCACGCTCGGCACGCTGGGCGCCACCGCGCTGCTGCCCGAAGGACTGCCCTTCACCCTCACCCCAGGCGCCCTGCTCGGCGCGTCCGGTCTGCTGATCGCCGTCGCCGCCCTGAGCAGCCTGCTGAGCCTGCGCCGCATCGCCCACGTCGACCCGCTGATCGCCATCGGCGCGGCCAGCTGAACCCCTCAGGAGCGCCCGTGATCACTCCCCTGCACACGCCCGACCGACCGACGCCCTCCCCTGCCCCACTGCTGTCGCTGCGCGGCGTCACCCGCACCTACGGCGACGGCGCGGGCCGCGTCACCGCCCTGCACCCCACCACCCTCGACGTGCGCCCCGGCGAACTCGTGGCCATCCGCGGACCCAGCGGCAGCGGCAAGAGCACCCTCCTGGCCATCGCCGGAGCGCTGCTGCAGCCCACCGCCGGGCAGGTCCTCATCGCCGGAGAGGACGTCACCGCCCTGCCCGGCGCCGCGCGGCCCGCGTTCCGGCTCGCGCACCTCGGCTTCGTGCTCCAGAGCAGCAACCTGATTCCCTACCTGACGGTCCGTGAGCAGCTCACCCTCATTCCACACCTGGCACGCCGCGACGCCCGCGCCGCCACGCAGCAGGCCGACGCACTACTCGCCCGACTCGGCCTGTCGGACCGCGCCGACCATCACCCCGACGCGCTCAGCGGCGGCCAACGCCAGCGGGTCGCCATTGCCCGCGCGCTGATGAACGACCCGCAGCTCATCCTCGCCGACGAACCCACCGCCAGCCTCGACGGGCCCCGCGGACGTGAGGTCGTCGAGATGCTCGCGCGTGAAGTCCACGGGCGCGGCCGCGCCGCCGTCATGGTCACGCACGACGAGCGCGTGCTGGACCTGTGCGACCGGACCGTGCACATCACCGACGGGCACGTGCACGAGGACTGACAGCGGTTGCCAGGTGCTCGCTCCGCTCGGTCAGGAGTCTTGAAGGTGCCCTTCAAGACTCCTGAATTCTGCGGTGACCCGCCGTCAGGACCGCCCGGATGCCTTGCGGGGGAGGGCGGCGCGCCTCTTGCGGGGCGCCCCGCCCTCATCCGCAGGCCGCTCCCGCGCCGACCGGGCCTTCTTCGCCGTCCAGGTGCCCTGCAGGACCGCGTCCGCCTGCGCGGCGTCCAGGTCAGCGGGAATCACCGCCGGGGGCAGCGGCACGCTCTGCCCGCCCCGCACGAGGTGCGGCCCGCTGCCCGTCGCGCGCAGGCGCGTGCCTTCCAGGTGCGGGAGCGGCAGGGACGGCGCGTCCCGGGACGCCCGGCGGATCGTCTGCGACAGGCCCTCGGTCCAGAAGCGCGTCAGGTACGCCACCCGCGTGGTGCCGCCGGCGGCCACGTCGTCCAGTCCGGCCTCCATGGTCGCCGTGAAGTCCTTCTGCATGACCTCCGGCACCTGCCGCGCGAGGTACGTCGCCACGAGCAGCCCCACGGCGGTCACGGCCAGGTGCCGGCCCGTCAGGCGGACGTACTCCCGCGTCTGGAGCGTCGCGAGCGTCTGCGCGTACGTGCTGGGCCGCCCGATCCCGGCCTTCTCCATGGCCTGCACCAGCGTCGCCTCGGTGAAGCGGGCCGGCGCCGACGTCTTCTTGCCTTCCGGCGGCCGGGCCTTCAGGGGCACCTGCTGCCCCGGCTGCAGAGGCGGGAGCCGCTGGTCGTCCGGCTCGGCGTCCTCCTCCTGGAGAAGCTGCAGGAAACCCGGCTCCTTCAGGACGCGGCCCTGCGCGCCCAGGGTGGCCGCGCCGCAGGTCAGGGTCACGGCCGTCCGGTCGAACACGGCGTCGGTCATCTGGGAGGCCACCGTGCGCTGGTAGATCAGGGTGTACACCTCCAGATCGGCGCCACTCAGGCCTGCGGCGTCCGGGGCCCGCCAGATGGTCCCGGCTGGCCGGATCGCCTCGTGCGCCTCCTGGGCGGTCCGGTTGCGGGTCGCGTACTGCCTGGGCTGCGCGGGCACGGCGGCCGGGCCGAACAGGCGCGTGGCCTCCCGGCGCGCCTCCCTCAGCGCCTCCGCCTCGTCCGACAGGGCCGGAGAGTCGGTGCGCATGTACGTGATGAAGCCCCCCTCATACAGCCGCTGGGCGGTGTCCATGACCTGTTTCGCGCTGAGGTTCAGCCGCCCGCCCGCCTGCTGCAGCGTGCTCGTGATGAAGGGCGGCGCAGGCCGCGAGCGGGTCTCCGTGACCTTCACCGCGCTGACGGTGGCCTCCCGGCCGTCCAGGTAGGCGCTCAGGGCGCGGGCCTGCTCGTCCGTCATCTCCAGCACCTGCACGCTGCCCTTCAGCGCGCCGCCCTGGGTGTAGTCCCCGGCCCGCGCGATGGGGCGCCCCTGCGGGAACTCGCTGCTGCGCACGTGCGTGACGGTCGCCGTGAACCTCGGGCGGGTCAGGAGGTCCGCGCGGATCGACCAGAACGTCGCGGGCGTGAAGCGCATGCGGGCCATCTCCCGCTGCGCGGCGAGCATCAGCGCCGCGCTCTGCACGCGACCTGCGCTGAGTTTCCCACCCACGCTGCCCCACAGGAGCGGACTGACCCCGTACCCCACCAGCCGGTCGATGACCCGACGGGCCTCCTGCGCCGCGACGAGGTGCAGGTCCAGCGGCCGGGTGGCCCGCAGCGCGGCCTGCAGGGCGTCCCCGGTGATCTCCGTGAACACCATCCGCACCGGCTGCGCCACCCCGAGCAGCCGGCCGAGGTGATACGAGATCGCCTCGCCCTCGCGGTCCATGTCGGACGCGAACAGCACCCGGTCGGCCTTCGCCGCCAGCTGCCGCAGGTCCCGGACGGTCGCCTGCTTGCCGGCCGGCACGACGTAGATGGGCGCGAACGTCTCCGGGTTCACCCCCAGGTGCGCCCACGGCTCGGCCCGGTTCTCCGCCTTCGAGCCCGGCAGGTCCCGCACGTGCCCCAGCGACGCGCGCACCGTGAACCCCGCCCCGAGCAGCCCCACGATCTTGCGGGCCTCTCGACAATCACCAGGGTCGCCATGCCGCCCAGACTAACGGGACGCGGTGAGGCTGCTAGTCACAGCGGTATCCAGTTTCATTGAGGGGCCGACACCACGCCCTTCGATTCCACGTCCAACCGCTGGTGTTATCAGGTGCTCGCTCCGCTCGTTCAGGCGTATTACTCCTGAATGCTGCTGGTCAGATCAGCGCGCGTCCGGCCGGGAGCCGCGCTAGCCTGCGCGGCGTGACCCGCCCGCCACCCGACCTGATGACCCGCCTGCGCGCCCGACTGCGCGGCGAGATCAGCACCGAGATCCTCGAGGCGTACCAGCGGGCCGGGGCGAGCATCCACCCCATGCTGGACGAGGCCGAATCGCGGCGCTTCATGTTGCGCGGCACCGACCGCTCCTGGTGGGATCAGCCCCGGCATGAGCAGCTGGCCACCCTGTGCCTGTGGAACGCGTTCATCCTGCAGACGCTCGGCGACACGCTGCTGGAAGCGGACGCGGCGGCCGACCCGGACACGGTCGGCTTCGCGCCGCGCGTCACGACCGATCAGGCGCGGGCCTACTACGCGCAGGTCGCCGTCTGGCTCGAACGCAGCGTCCTCGCGCAGCGTGACCCGGCCTACGACCTGAATGTCGCCCTGCCGGTGAACCTCCCCGACTGGTCACCGGCCGAACCATGCCCTCGGGAGCATCTCGCGGCGCTCATGGCCGCCCTCGAACGGGCGCAGGCGCACCTGACGGGCGTGATGGTGGCCTTCGACGCCCAGCCGGTCCTCCCGGCGCACGCGGCGCACGCCACGCGCCTGCGTGCCCTGTTCGCGTCCACCGAGCTCGAAAGCCGCGCCCTGACGCAGATGTACGCCCCGAACGCCTCGGCCGAACTGCACGAACTGATCGAGGACCGGACCCGGAACCTGATGGCCGACATCTACCGCCTGGGGCAGTGGCTGTCCATGCCCATCCTGACGACCGCCGAACCGGCAGCGGCGCTGGACCGGACCCCAGCCGCGCCTCCGCCCCCCAGGGCAGCGGCACCTGCCGCGAGCCCGGCGCCCCCCCCATCCCCAGCCGCGTCCCAGGCGACGCCCGCAGCGGCCCCGGACACGCCTGGCCGGTGGCTGAAAGAGCCGTGGTGCGGCTCCGACGTCCGCATCCGTGACCAGCTCAAGCGCGACCCGCGCGCCATGCGCGCCCTCACCCGCTTCTGGCAGGCGCTCAAGAACCCAGGCGAGGCGCTGGCCCTGCTGAGGGAAGCCGAACGGTATTACAGCAGCGCCACCGCGGATCTCACGTACGCCACCCGTCCGGACGGGACGGCCCTGGGACACAGTGACGAGCCGCCCTACGCGCCGATCTACCGCGCCGTGAACACCTGCGAGATCGGCGTGTTCACGGTCAACCCGGGCGACGAGTTCACGCTGCTGCGGCGCGGCGCGCACCTCACCGTCGTGACCGGCCGGTTCGACTCGACGCCGGAACTCATCACCGACGCTCCGGAGCGCCCGTGACCTTCCCGTACCTGCACCCGGTGTCCTTCATCAGTGCGGCCCTGCTGGTCGCTGTGGGCCGCGTCCTGTACCGCCGCTCAGCGGACCAGCAGATCATGGCCCTGTACACGGTCGGCTGTGGCGGTGCATTCGCCGTCCTGATGGCCGTGCCGGTGGTGTTCAGTGTCGCGGCCCTGTACACCGATCCGGGCCGCAACGGCGTCATCAACGTGCTGCTCGCGCAGATCACGACCCTGCCCCTCTACCTCGCGGCCCTGATCGCGACCGACGGCAGCGGCAC contains:
- a CDS encoding GGDEF domain-containing protein; amino-acid sequence: LSSHDASIRPPSPTQPSTDSLLRFRPSTDPVSPVTAEEHVAPRADDRLDVLCQHLLLDTPDAPVVQRPLTWAQTLLPDHRVKITAPDADPHTAGPAEPLTGPGRTTLATLHADGTHLTPAQRQILRGAAQALMDSVTRHVLHDQLAQATTFTAAMTDIHALSADQHTPTETAAAAMHVLHRSMRVDWSGLLHVQDGHLTLVTDAATPRGEHLTALLTRRLAYGEPHTLPTTHTFHDDYTDSDGAIDHLLNAGVRSAAWLPLSNDSDQDRFVLLFTRQDEPAIWTAQEQRLLSAAARSVSIALERDAAMQHLERLAQTDPLTGLGNRRALDETLQTLEGQAFTLGVIDLNGMKRVNDEHGHASGDDLLRTFARHLWHDTVRAFRLGGDEYALIDPEGTPDRLQHLTDHAVRATQAAGFPITAALGTAGVPTDTRSPSRALRLADTRMYAHKRDDDR
- a CDS encoding ABC transporter ATP-binding protein; its protein translation is MITPLHTPDRPTPSPAPLLSLRGVTRTYGDGAGRVTALHPTTLDVRPGELVAIRGPSGSGKSTLLAIAGALLQPTAGQVLIAGEDVTALPGAARPAFRLAHLGFVLQSSNLIPYLTVREQLTLIPHLARRDARAATQQADALLARLGLSDRADHHPDALSGGQRQRVAIARALMNDPQLILADEPTASLDGPRGREVVEMLAREVHGRGRAAVMVTHDERVLDLCDRTVHITDGHVHED
- a CDS encoding ABC transporter permease; translation: MYLALRELTHHRLRSLLVGGIVALIAFMVFMLTGLTRGLAHDNAALLIETPATHFVTTQDAEGVFSRSFITTSDLRALTGTLGPDATPLAQTFTSLSAHTRQLSAVLIGVDPRGFLAPAPTQGAPLSTGNGAVVDESLQGDGVRLGDTLTLRPGGETVQVTGFTRSARLNHQPVIFIDLDRWHALNPRATGTVNAVALRGPAATLPATLTQRTRAQTLQALPGYREEQGSLTMIQGFLIVVAAFVMAAFFYVLTLQKTPQFGLLKAIGASTRTLAAALVTQMLLLTALATAAATLGTLGATALLPEGLPFTLTPGALLGASGLLIAVAALSSLLSLRRIAHVDPLIAIGAAS
- the topA gene encoding type I DNA topoisomerase yields the protein MRASLGHVRDLPGSKAENRAEPWAHLGVNPETFAPIYVVPAGKQATVRDLRQLAAKADRVLFASDMDREGEAISYHLGRLLGVAQPVRMVFTEITGDALQAALRATRPLDLHLVAAQEARRVIDRLVGYGVSPLLWGSVGGKLSAGRVQSAALMLAAQREMARMRFTPATFWSIRADLLTRPRFTATVTHVRSSEFPQGRPIARAGDYTQGGALKGSVQVLEMTDEQARALSAYLDGREATVSAVKVTETRSRPAPPFITSTLQQAGGRLNLSAKQVMDTAQRLYEGGFITYMRTDSPALSDEAEALREARREATRLFGPAAVPAQPRQYATRNRTAQEAHEAIRPAGTIWRAPDAAGLSGADLEVYTLIYQRTVASQMTDAVFDRTAVTLTCGAATLGAQGRVLKEPGFLQLLQEEDAEPDDQRLPPLQPGQQVPLKARPPEGKKTSAPARFTEATLVQAMEKAGIGRPSTYAQTLATLQTREYVRLTGRHLAVTAVGLLVATYLARQVPEVMQKDFTATMEAGLDDVAAGGTTRVAYLTRFWTEGLSQTIRRASRDAPSLPLPHLEGTRLRATGSGPHLVRGGQSVPLPPAVIPADLDAAQADAVLQGTWTAKKARSARERPADEGGAPRKRRAALPRKASGRS